A stretch of the Clostridium fungisolvens genome encodes the following:
- a CDS encoding nitroreductase family protein: MNEVLEQIRTRKSMRIFEDRRIEDNTKNEILQAALEAPTAGAMMLYSIIDITDKKLKERLSILCDNQPFIASAPMVVVFVADYQRWYDSFVYTDCNPRKPGEGDIVLAMADAMIAAQNTVVAAQSLGVGSCYIGDIIENCEQITEILELPEYVIPACMLVYGYPVDAQRNRKKPVRFEKQYIVSENKYHRLSEEEHIEMHKAKNEGSGLKDKNITEQVQAFCKRKYMSEFANEMNRSASSYLKKFRNK, from the coding sequence ATGAATGAGGTTTTGGAACAAATAAGAACAAGAAAGTCAATGAGGATATTTGAAGATAGGAGAATTGAAGATAATACTAAGAATGAAATATTGCAGGCTGCTTTAGAAGCACCAACTGCAGGAGCGATGATGCTTTATAGCATAATAGATATAACTGATAAAAAACTAAAAGAAAGGTTATCCATATTATGTGATAATCAACCGTTTATTGCAAGTGCTCCTATGGTAGTAGTATTTGTTGCTGATTATCAAAGATGGTATGATTCGTTTGTTTATACAGATTGCAACCCTAGAAAACCAGGAGAAGGAGATATTGTACTAGCAATGGCAGATGCAATGATAGCTGCCCAAAACACAGTGGTTGCAGCTCAGTCGCTAGGGGTGGGGTCTTGCTATATTGGTGATATAATTGAAAACTGCGAGCAGATTACAGAAATATTGGAATTACCTGAGTATGTTATACCTGCTTGCATGTTAGTTTATGGCTATCCTGTTGATGCCCAAAGGAATAGAAAGAAACCAGTGAGGTTTGAGAAGCAATATATAGTTTCTGAAAATAAATATCATAGACTTTCCGAGGAAGAACATATAGAGATGCATAAAGCAAAGAATGAAGGTTCTGGCCTAAAGGATAAAAATATTACAGAGCAAGTTCAAGCTTTCTGCAAAAGAAAGTATATGTCTGAATTTGCTAATGAGATGAATAGATCTGCATCAAGTTACCTTAAAAAGTTCAGAAATAAGTAA
- the zupT gene encoding zinc transporter ZupT produces MNNILFAFGLSLLAGLSTGIGSTLAFFTKKTNTKFLSLSLGFSAGVMIYVSLVEIFVNAKDSLTAELGVRDGSWLTVISFFCGILLIYLIDTFIPSEENSTVAYSVKFNNGYSDVKLLRIGLLTALAIAIHNFPEGIATFISAIHSPSIAVPIAIAIAIHNIPEGISVSVPIYYATGDRKKAFFYSFFSGLSEPLGAIIGYLVLMPFINNLTFGIIFAAVAGIMVFISLNELIPAARDYGDENLYIYGLVSGMAVMAVSLLLFL; encoded by the coding sequence ATGAATAATATATTATTTGCCTTTGGATTAAGCCTTTTAGCTGGTTTATCCACAGGTATAGGTAGCACTTTAGCCTTTTTTACTAAAAAGACAAACACAAAATTTCTTTCATTGAGCCTTGGTTTCTCAGCAGGAGTTATGATTTACGTTTCACTTGTTGAAATATTTGTAAATGCAAAAGATTCTTTAACTGCTGAACTTGGAGTAAGAGATGGATCTTGGCTTACAGTAATCTCTTTTTTCTGTGGTATTCTTCTCATATATCTCATTGATACCTTTATCCCAAGTGAAGAGAACTCCACAGTTGCATACAGTGTTAAGTTTAATAATGGATATTCTGATGTAAAGTTACTTAGAATAGGACTATTAACTGCTCTTGCTATCGCAATTCATAACTTTCCTGAGGGAATTGCAACATTTATTTCTGCAATACATAGTCCTTCAATAGCGGTTCCAATTGCTATTGCCATTGCTATTCACAATATACCAGAAGGTATTTCAGTATCAGTTCCTATTTATTATGCAACTGGTGATAGAAAAAAAGCATTTTTTTACTCCTTCTTCTCAGGTCTTTCTGAACCTTTAGGCGCTATCATTGGATACCTAGTGCTTATGCCTTTTATAAACAATCTTACTTTTGGCATCATATTTGCAGCAGTGGCTGGAATTATGGTATTTATATCTTTGAATGAATTAATCCCAGCAGCAAGAGACTACGGCGATGAAAATCTCTACATATATGGCCTTGTCTCAGGGATGGCTGTAATGGCTGTTAGCCTACTGTTATTTTTATAA